In Oncorhynchus clarkii lewisi isolate Uvic-CL-2024 chromosome 2, UVic_Ocla_1.0, whole genome shotgun sequence, one DNA window encodes the following:
- the LOC139370906 gene encoding P3 protein-like, giving the protein MRTLFLFCFLFLIKRGTDCSTAVRSLTDINTNVTADSSRRYIQIGDGTSQEFEFPENTKGVIVIFSQYRSTASRKDRESWKQTVKVRSLDPEVLSILNVSDSGHTGPLKSYIISIRSGWPGRAQLLIQLLDLYQDSGSAVIEERTDYSIRVAPGSDDPAAQLIQSGGLSHFSENPVLFALLPLIFINKCAFGCKVEVEVLRGLLRRPVPLILGVAGQFLVMPLYAYGLSRLGSLPKALSLGLVITCSAPGGGGGYLYSLLLGGDVTLAISMTLVSTVVAAAAMPLSSALYGRLLGVHAALHVPFVKILGTLLFIAIPISLGMLVKLRLPKLTRVLLALIRPFSFVLIVGGIFMAYQMGASILANVRPQIVVAGVTVPMFGLLLGFGMGKLAGLAVPQRKTVSIEVGVQNSLLALAVMQLSFRRAEADFASQAPFIVALSSTSEMLLIVLCHFAHRKFCAPSAPTDT; this is encoded by the coding sequence ATGAGGACGCTATTTCTATTCTGTTTTCTCTTCTTGATAAAGAGAGGAACAGACTGTTCGACGGCGGTCCGGTCCCTGACAGACATCAACACGAACGTGACGGCCGACAGCAGCAGAAGGTATATACAAATCGGGGACGGGACCTCCCAGGAATTTGAGTTTCCCGAAAACACTAAGGGCGTGATTGTAATCTTCAGTCAATACCGGAGCACCGCAAGTAGGAAGGACCGCGAGAGCTGGAAGCAGACGGTCAAGGTACGCTCCCTGGACCCGGAGGTTCTTTCCATTCTGAATGTAAGCGACAGTGGGCATACGGGGCCCTTGAAGAGTTACATAATTAGCATACGGTCTGGGTGGCCAGGTCGGGCACAGCTGCTCATTCAGCTACTGGACTTGTACCAGGATTCTGGTTCGGCTGTAATTGAAGAAAGGACAGACTACTCCATCAGGGTGGCGCCTGGCAGTGATGACCCAGCCGCCCAGCTTATACAGTCGGGCGGGCTGTCCCACTTCTCTGAGAACCCTGTCCTATTTGCCTTGCTGCCACTCATCTTCATCAACAAGTGTGCTTTTGGGTgcaaggtagaggtagaggtgctGAGGGGTCTCCTGCGGAGGCCTGTGCCCCTCATCTTAGGGGTCGCAGGTCAGTTCCTGGTCATGCCACTGTACGCATATGGCCTGTCCAGGCTGGGCTCCCTGCCCAAGGCCCTCTCCCTGGGCCTGGTCATCACATGTTCTGCCCCAGGTGGAGGCGGAGGCTACCTCTACAGCCTGCTACTAGGTGGGGATGTCACTCTGGCCATCTCCATGACACTAGTGTCCACAGTGGTAGCTGCAGCAGCCATGCCCCTGTCCTCTGCCCTGTACGGCAGGTTACTGGGGGTCCACGCAGCCCTCCATGTGCCCTTTGTCAAGATCCTGGGCACCCTTCTTTTCATTGCCATCCCCATCTCCCTGGGCATGCTGGTGAAGCTACGTCTGCCCAAGCTGACCCGCGTGCTGCTGGCACTGATCCGTCCCTTCAGCTTCGTGCTCATCGTGGGCGGCATCTTCATGGCCTATCAGATGGGGGCATCTATCCTGGCCAACGTGAGACCTCAGATAGTGGTTGCGGGGGTGACTGTGCCCATGTTTGGCCTGCTGCTGGGGTTTGGGATGGGGAAGCTGGCAGGGCTGGCAGTGCCACAGAGGAAGACGGTCAGTATTGAGGTGGGGGTGCAGAACAGTCTCCTGGCGCTGGCGGTTATGCAGCTGTCGTTCCGGCGGGCGGAGGCTGACTTTGCGTCCCAGGCACCCTTCATAGTGGCGCTCAGCAGCACCTCTGAGATGCTACTCATTGTCCTCTGCCATTTCGCCCATCGAAAGTTCTGTGCCCCGAGCGCTCCAACTGACACCTGA